GTACCAGTTTAAGCTTAACTATAATCTATATTTCTTTTGATCTTGATATTGCTACAAGAAAATAAAGCcacaattgaaaaagaaaaaagggaaaagaggtCGCAGTTTTGGATCTTTTTCCTCGCATGATTTCGAAGTTATTGTTTAGTGGTCATAGAAAACGTAATAATTTTCTTGTCAGAATTGAGGAGCTAAAATAGAAAGGGGTGTAGAGTGTGCtgcacaaaaataaagaaaaagagtcttgaatggaaaaaagaaagaatccTAATGGAATTAATGTGCCCACAAAGAGCCTCAAAGAGTTTTATGAAGACATAATCTTTATGAAAATCGTTGAcattttgctcttctttttaattcaaCAATTCCCTCTCTATCTCCATCTTTAGTTTTTAaccttcttttctttatcttttgttctttgtttctACCACTAATTCAAGGACCACCACTGTTACACACACAGGATCAACTAAGTGGCCTTTTATATTCACGCTTATACGCAGGTTTTTTACACCCTTTAGAAAAGGCCTACATCTTGCTTCGATTGCAACactaatatgtttttttttgggggggatatagttgaagttgtagttctAGTTGTAAAATTGCATAGTACTCGTATGCATGGGAGTTCTACTTTAAACAAAAAGACTGATGCATGGGAAATAGGAAAATTTACAATAATTCCCAGAACTCAAAAGAGAGGGGTCCGCTGTTCCATATTTCCATCCCAACAATTTCCCAATTCCCACTACTTGCGTATATTTTTACCATTTCCAGCTTGGGGTAGATATTTGCTTTTCTTTAGGTTGCGTGGACAGTGAcagaattttcactaagggaatacaaaatataaagaaataaacacacgaagaagccAATGAGATTCAACATATagtatatgtacataaaaaaattTTGCTCAGTGTAATTTTTCGATTGACAAAGAAGTATCAATTGACTCCCTTGTTCATCGGTGGTTCACCATTAATTTGGATTCAAGAATTGTTTAGTAACTCCACTAAAGGTACATACTATACTTTGGATAGGTAGTTTTGTCCGAAAGCTCCTAATGAAAAGACGACTTAAAAATAACAAGATTTTGAAAGAAGACGAGGTTTGATTAAGACACCTAAAGCTAGGAATTGGTAGGTTAGAGTGACTAGTAATTCTTATATGAAAGCAATCAAGACAGCAAGGGACGTTGCAACTCAGTTGTTGGTTTCACGATGGGTTCTTTTTTCGAGTGTATCAACCTCCGGCTGATTAATTAGGTTAAGAGAAATATGATGCGATCTTATTAAAGAAAAGCATTAAGGATTTAACCGACTAAGCGTACCAAAGAATGATACAAGAGTGATGGCATTGAATATCTTGTTCAAAGATTGTTGCTCTGAAGTTGGATCGGTAAATAACAGAATTCATAAAGATTATTCATTAGTTCATTTGCAGAATGAACCTGTAAGCCTATTTACATATAGTTTACGTTGCTAATGCAGTCAATTTTGGGGTTAATTTTAAGGATATAATAATTATCTAACTTTTGCTTAACTGTACCGAAGTCATTAAATTATCTTTCTAACAAAAAATTCACTTAATTCTACCTAGGTATCATTAGTCACTAAATTAACTATTGTAATGCAACTATGACTCAACTATGCCTAAGTAGAAAAGAAAGTCACTAACTTGTAGGACATAACGTAGtcattacaaaaaaataatttagtaaCTTTTGTGATACTTAAATAAAATCGAATAACGTTTTTGTTACAAAGAATAGTTTAGTAATCTTGGTGCggaaaaataaaagttaagaGACATCCCTCAATTTTATGGCCAGTTCTCTGACATTCAAGTATCTTACTGAAGATACATAGTACGTATATCTTAAAAGTTTATCCCTAATTTAATGATGTTTAAAGTAACCTACGTACGGCCTCGTATTTGTTTTCTTTGGAGATAAAATTCATGACTTCAATCAGCAAATAAAGCTGATCACGTACCAAATTATCTCATGTATATGCCAGGGCAAGATAAACACTCCTTTGAAGTGTTTTGTCCCTTCTAAAATTGGAACTCGAACTTTTTATAATTTGAATGTGGTAAATCTTACTTCAACAGAAAAAGTGTAAAGTTGAGGATAAACCAAAAGTATACACAGCATGCGGAGTACAATTGCTTTTCCTCAACGAGTCATCTCTTACCAAAAGGTCCTAGTACTCACTGACTGTTTTTCTAGTGAAGAATATTCAATTTCAAAGCAGAGTCGGATTCGAAATTTTAAGTTTATGgatcttgaattcatatatatatatttttttttactgaatactgaataatttatttatgtattaagtgaattttttaacacaaatacaaAATGTACGTTAAAGTTATTGAATTCTGCCGAACTCTTTAACTTCAAGGGTAAATCAACCCCCATCTCCAAGCATGATTAATCCTTTGAATCCTCCCATACTTTCTTTTGGCAGGGGCAGAGACATGATAAAATTTATCTGTAATTGATATTTATATCAAAAGATATTAATTTATCATGATTAAGTAACAGAATTGAGTTTGAATGTGTATTTAAAGATAACAACGTACACAAAGGACACACATGTGTTTCATTAAATTGGTATAAtatcatatgtggttaaatttTCTCTGAGGACATAATCCTACTCTCGAAAAAGCTTGTCCTTTTTTTCAGACAAGTGATagaaaatatttacaatattttaACCAGTAATTTTGATACAAATAAAAAGTATTAATGTAGTAACTGGTAGTAACTTGCATTATCTAGCGCACACTAGTGGAGAGATTTCATCTTTCTTGTTAGTATTCAGGTGATTCTAACTCATTTCAATCTCATCACTTCTATCTTATGAATAATATATGTTTTGCAATAATGACGAGAGATATTTATGATAAATGCGCAACAGACgatttttaatttccttttttttacaaaaatattatttcaatttGTGTTAATGCATCACGGTTATTATGTttactagcaaactatgcccgtgcgatgcacggggcccaacatgattaatttggttactcactttagttagtctttatggtttgtatattttgcaaatggtactgcgattctccttagtgagtctctagattttttttcctttcctcttattttcctctcaatttctcaattgttggtaaaatttgtcttattttggttatgttcgcctctttttatatttagtaagttgacaattcaaatatcctacatgttaAGTTtgtaatcacaagattcaaaggatattttattatattatacacatttttaatttagaaccacaagattcaaaagtctatctttatttcttaaactccatgtctagtcaaacgtagacacttaaattgagacagagggagtatatgccaaatgaaggaaatgaaaggacaattgagacactgcggacacgtgcggacttaaaaagtaaacatgggaacttaaaaagtaaacacacaagaggtagtattaatgttaaacttttgaaatgtacacatgttagtcccgaCTCTTAGAGTgcaatttcagttgctttttgtacaacttattattgttgtgttcgtccaccttgggcgtttgttgttaaataaaaaaaattgtcttattttggttatgtccgcctctttttatatttagcaagTTGACAATTAAattatcctacatgtcaagtttataatcacaagattcaaaggatatttcaTTATATAATACacattttttaatttagaaccacaagatttgaaagtctatctttattttgaacgtcgtgtctagtcaaacgtagacacttaaattgagacagagggagtatatgccaaatgaagaaaatgaaaggacaattaagacactgcggacctgtggggacttaaaaaataaacacacaagagatagaattaatgttcaacttctgaaatgtacccATGTTAGTTCttgcttagagtacaattttagttgctttttgtacaacgTATTGTTGCTGTGTTAGTCCACCTTGggcgtttatatataataaagaaaaatatagaatagaaaaataggcatatatttttagtaatgtagccaagtaatatgagacgaagggagtacttcatttattaattcttaaagaatgtgaaaagtcgaGTATAGTAAtttggccaagtaatatgggacgaagggagtactttacttattaattaattcttaaagaatgtgaaaagtcaagtatagtaatgtggccaagtaatatgagactaagggaatacttcatttattaattcttaaagaacgtcaTGAAAAGTCAAgcaatgtggccaagtaatatgggatggagggagtacttcatttattaattcttaaagaccgtgaaaagtctaaagtgaacaTGTAAAAGTGCATGggggaaataaatatgtgtcggagaattaaaattgaagtgcatacatgtatacatgggaagaaaataaatattcagcaagaacgtgaaaagtcaaaagtgtacaagtaaaagtgcacggaggaaataaatatgtgtcgaagaattaaaattgaagtgcagacgtctatacatgagaagagaataaatattcagcaagaacgtgaaaagtcaaaagtgaacaagtaaaagtgcatggaggaaataaatatgtgtttgaagtgcatacgtgtatacatgagaagagaataaatattcagtaatatgacatatatccacgtgggatttattaattcttaaagaacgtgaaaagtcaaaagtgaacaagtaaaagtgcacggaggaaataaatttgtgtaggagaattaaaattgaactgtaTACGTCTATATATGAGaggagaataaatattcagcaagaacgtgaaaagtcaaaagtaaacaagtaaaagtgtatggaggaaataaatgtgtcagagaattaaaattgaagtgcatacgtcatgagaaggaaataaatattaagtactatgacatatgtccacgtgggataaaaaaacagttaggtaaagtgtacaagttatatagcttatggtacaagcattcattgcgtgtacaatttgtaaagCTTACAATTTGGTGATGCTGTGTTAGTCCTCCTTAGCCGTTTAtacatggaggaaataaatgtgtcggagaattaaaattgaaatgcataCATCTATACGTGAGAAGGCAATAAATATTAAGGgggaattaaaattgaagtgcatacgtctatacatgaaaagggaataaatattaagtactatgacatatgttcacgtaggataaaaaagtagttgtgtaaagtgtacaagttatatagcttttggtacaagcattcattgcatgtacaatttgtaaagcttttggtacaagcatttGATGCGGTGTTAGTCCTCCTTAGCCACTTAcatataatagaaaaatatttggtaGCAAAAAAGTCATGAGGATTTCCTCTTTCGGCCTTGGTTGATCCTAATACCATGTTTCTTCTCACACTAATTATGCAAAGTTGTgttttagtaggcgtttggacatgtgatttcatgtcatgatttcaagtcatgagatgaaatcagcgtttggacatgcgatttcatctcacaaatcatccaaaaagacatgatttcaaaaattttaaatgtaaaacttgacccataagtttatattttgtaaaaaaagacccataagttggtaggtacttttaacaattactcccaacaaccatttaccaaccgtTATTTATGTTCGTACCATTTggaaggattatattaaagagtagtttcattactattcatgttaaattttcttttttattgaactaaagtttgatcaattgattttgtattttttagaaaggtttTCTAGTagagtattaattttgttatgaactatcacttgctcatttggtaaggttgtataagaattggaaaagttttgatagttttcacaacttgtgaggtttttatgtctataagaaaaaatacaacttaagatatccaaattGCACGTACAAACATGATTTCacctcatgatttcaaatcataatttcaaatcatgtccaaacggcttagtatatgtcaaatcaaacaACTCAAGTTATGTTTTCTTTTCGACTGAGAATAATAGTATTAGATCAGAATACACATATAAAAAgatcaaaatatataatttgatGAAGACTTCAAAAGACATGTTATTAACTGTTCTTTTatcccacaaaaaaaaaaaaaaaaaggaatataaaGGCAATAGGAATAGTAGTTGATATTTGGTCATATATGGAATTTAATTGACCCCCATCGCAATTTGTCAGTGTGTCACTGAGGAATATTCTCAGTTtcagaagaagagagaaaaaattcaaaaattgcatCGACCTTAGAAGTTACATCCAAATACATATAGTCATATAGATTACACCCTCTACTTAAAATGGTTACTCTCGAAAAGGTGGAAGTATCTAGTCAAAGGAAGGAAAACAGCTACTTGGaccaatttttcaaacaaaaattatttctctttaGCATCAGATGCTAAAAAGTTTTCATCCAATGCTACTTCAAGGAAGTTAAGAAGAGTACTTAAAACTTGAGTTGATTTTTTAGATGACCTTTCAACTGGTAGTTATTATATTAGAAAGTCACTTTTtttattgaagaaaattggaatcaagaagaaaaatgactttgtaagattataattattagttgagtgaccataCGAGAAATCAACCCCTTAAAACTCTTGTCCTAACTGTAGAATACACTTGACAACCATTTGACTGAAAATTTTCGTTGCCTTCAGGTTCATTGATAGATTAGGAATTACTCACTTGGTTCAAGTTACGCGATGGAATTCATAGTACGCAAGTTGAaacattaaattttaattatgaactcgagtataattttttttttttttgaaaagtttatatatatttaaaaattatataaaaagtaCAATAAATCAGCACAGTTgatgattaaaaataattttttaaaataaaatattataatgaaaggattttttttttgattcccAGAACATTATACCTTCACTTAAAATAGATCGGAGGAGTATTCATTTTTAGCCATGTAGTGTGGCGGCAATTGGCAATTGAGGAGGATGAAAATAATGGGCGAATATGTTCAAATTTAATTGAGATAAAAAAACCATTGTACTTAATtagttatttctttttatttgctTAACTTTTGATGGACAAAACTAATAGGAggttagtactccctccgttgtATTTATGTGACTTGATTCGGAATACGAGGGTCAAACTAACTTATTTAATTTCAGTGTGAATTTagagatttcaaattttaaaataaagcttacatatttagaaagtacacaaaaagtattataaattacataattaataatttaaaatatctaaaaagtatttaaaaagaTATCTTTTGATTCTCCTAATCTATACTATATTTAAAGCATGAACCCCtaaacttaaaagttaaattactaaAATATCCTTCTTAAAACCATatcaaaaagaggaaaagaacaATTGTTGCACGCAAACAACCCTTAACTGAACAGATGCATTCTTTCGAGAAAGAAAAGACATATCTATCAGTGTTTTAAGAGGCAGGGGCGCGAGGCGAGGCGTTTTACGCAGCACGGGGCGAGGCGAAAGCCCCGAGACACGGGGCGTATGTCTCATgtatcttcaattttataattttattattaaaaaataagcaaaagtaaagttttcattaaaattctgcaaataaattcaaataaatcaccaataataagaattattataaatattatttgagaaaggtaacaacacaaaaatgataatagcctagaaattttttaaaatgaattcttcattcacttcatcATCGATCTGCAGATCTATTCGTCCTTCCCGACCTCAATTAATATTTGCACtgacttttatttatatattcaaataagcagaagggcaaaaagtgtaagagaaatgacaaaaaatggTAAAGTTGCTTCAAGAACATAGTACTATGAAATCTCTATCATATCAATTTCAGGCGTaatcatctaaaaaaaaaaactatttagaGCAGTGCTATTTTCAATGAGagttgttttctttatttatatattttaggaaaaatcacTACAGCATGATaacataaagtataaatattattatactaataataaaaatcataatctatagcaataatacttttaaaacaataaaaattaaatttaatgcCCAGGTCGTAGGCCTTTAAGCCAGGGGCTTACGCTTTTGCGCTCGGGACTTACGCCTCAAATTCTACGGCATATGCCCTATGGATCTACGTCTTTCATTTGCGTCCCGGAGCGTTTTTAGTACGCCCCGCCCGGAAACTCGCCCGGAAAATGCCTTTGAAAACACTGATATCTAGTATTTCATGTTTAATTTGATTTAAGTGGCTTTTATTAAAAGTTGAGTTTGTTCTTAACTTCTTATTAACAACTACACTTTCTATCTAAATTAGTTTTAACCGTTCTCTAAAATTAAAAGGTTCAATTACACTTAAATgcccttttaaatatttaaaacgtcatttaataataaatacttattaagaaggaaaaaaaataaatgtgaTTGAAAGTGTCTATTCTAAAAAAGTGTGTCCTTTTAATCCTTTTAAAGTCTATGGAATCATTGGTTTTAGTAATAGTTTATATCTACTCAAATGTCAATGATGCCCTTTAACCGGATGCACACAACGCCCTCTTCAAAATTTTGGCTTTAATCCCTTCTGAATTataatatttcaactttttttccccttcataAACAACAAAAAAGGTTGTCCCCACTTTTTTGGTTTTGTAAAATGATTtggagaaataaagaaataacaaCGGTTAAAAAGCGATAGACCATGGCTTCTTAAAAGTGAACCATGCAAACAAtggaaataaattaaataaagaaaaatctttATATAAAAACTCATGTTCTTTTATTATCCGACATACAATACACAGTACATCAGAAATAAAGACTATACTAAAACATAATTTTGATTTTGGGACTATCTAACTATTTAATATTGTTTTATTTCCTTACAAGTGAAACAAACTGTGAACGAGATAAATTTTTGATGTTATATTTATCAAAAGAGTGTTATCGTTGGTGTGTCGATCTATATATCAAACTTAGAGTGCATTTGGATATAAATTGGTTAACATTTGAAAAAATTGTATTTAAAGTCAAGTTGAGAAAAACTATTTgaaagttggagttgtgtttcgATGTAAAAGCATAATTGAAGTTTTATCAgtgaaaacttgaaaaactcCTAAAATGTGATAAGCAGACACTTATCAGAAGTATTCTTCTAATATGTTTtcaaatttctgaaaaaaaaagttttgtatGAACAAAGGGGTGCTTTCCTTTATATTAAAGCAATTTATGGTGGCAAGAGATTCAAAATTTGATTCATGTTGTTACTGATCAATTTGATCCATAATTTTGTAATACCTAAATGGTGTTTGGTTTCAAAGGGTATCTACCTATATTTACATATAAAGATAATTATTCAATCAAAAAAGATGTCAAAGTTAAATTCCACAACATAGGTATATTCAAttctatatttatcatctattTAGTTAAATAATTCACTATAAGTTTAAGACATGAAACATATAATCATGCATATTGACATTTAAATTAATGGTGTTgttgaatatataaaaaaacaaGGAAACAGTTGAACTTTTATCATTCAAACATTACTTTGTTGCATTTGAGTTTTATTCAACACAATATTACCAATATAATTTGTACAACAACGTACAGTggtaaatcaaaaaataaaagtgagAAAAAGTGATACCAACTCAGTTGATTGTGTACAATTACACACTAAAATGGTGACCGAAACTACTAAAGACACACTTTTCTGACCCAGATTTAAGCTGTGATTGTTCATCTCATTCATACAATATCCAATCATTTGGACATAGGTAAATAAGTCACTATATGAAACATTAATCATTTTTCTATCGGCAAACAAGTCACTATATGAAGATTGGATTTAAGAGATTTTTTCTCGAAAGTTttctaggaatttttttttcccgagATTGTTTATTCTAGAGagcaacataaataaataaaaggggaTACACTAGAAAGATCGTAAAGATCAATTATATAAACTTATGCTTAATTCTTTCGTGTATAATTAGTTACTAAAAAAGCTCTATTTCACTagaattgctattattttataaaataatagacaacataactCGATGTACATGTGCAACGCACGTGACGAGAAAGTAGTAGTAATTAAAATACATAAATCAAAACGAAGGGAGTAAAAGATTATCGATAGAGTAATTGAAGTAACAACAATTTGGATATCACCGTTATAGAAGAAATAGAATTACTGCATATATTTTGTTCTATTGATCAGATTTCGAGCATCATCACATGCACCAAGATGAGAGAAGAAATGCAATTACGATAACAAAGTGCAGAACCCAATAAGAATTGTGGTGGAGCGGCAAACACTTCTTCATTCTTAATCATAATCAGAGGTCTCGACAAGTCTCTGGATACAGACTCGTCTTTGTTAGGAATCGCTTTGTCTCTAATGTGAAATTGTCCGGCACGAAATCCAAATTTAATCGAACTCcaatacaaatatcagacgcacaaggaaaattttaaaacccaTAACAAAGTGCACaagtaatataattaaaaaaaaaaaaaaacttttttttttttttaaaagaacatGCATTACCAACACGAAAAAAGGTTTAACTAAAACAAGAATGATAAAACGGTTCTGCAAATACGAGAAAGGAAAAGATATTTTTAcattgtcttttttcttttttttctgtcctctttttctacttttttcaTTGCTTCTTCTTGCTAGTCTCTTTCTTCTCTCTGTTCATGATAGAGATATCTCCCTAAAACTCCAACAGTGAATCTTTGAAAATTCACCCATTCATAGCAAGTTTCCTTCATCAGCAATTCCCCCATGTTCCTGTTGCAGCAAAACCAAAGCCCAATGGATGATGTTTCAACACTGAATTGTCACGCTCATAAAATGTTTCTTGATAGTCCTGCATCCCATACATCACCCCATTTCGTCCATTTCCATTAGCCATTAGGCTTCCACTACCACTAGCTGAAGACTCGTTATGATCATGATCTCCTGTTAATCCTAGAAAATCCCTAGTCAGATTTTCGCTTTTCTGCCAATGGGTCGACATATTTTCCGACCCAAAACCTAGATAATCCTCTGGAGACATAATCTTGGGTGTCACGTGACCAAGAGTGGTTCTGTTAAGGCGGGCCATGGTTGAATTTCCGTGACTCACAGTCGAGTGTGTACCTATTGAACAACGATAAATCAGACAATAAAAAGAACTATactaaaataaacataatattcTAGTATAACTAGATTATGGATGTCATTGTGTTGTGCATGAGAGAAAAAGATTTTCTACTTATAGAAGTTCAAAACTTCTCCTCCAACaaaatgataaatatttttttccaccaAGAAAACTTTTTTGCagtaaaacacaattatgatAGTATTCAAATAAGATAAGAAATGCAGCACAAACCCTAACATACCAATACTAGCTGCTTTCTGGAGCAATGCTGTAGCAGAGAGTTGAGGGGGAGTAGGGATGGAGAAAGAACTCTTGTGAAACACTGGATGACGATCATGATCTTGGTAAAATGGCAGCGAAGATGAAATTGGGGTGTAAATGGATTCAGTCTTGATAGGAACAGGGTGGACAATGtggttatgattatgattttcttCATGAATAGTAGGGTTAGGGTTTAAGGGGATTTGTGGTTGTGGATCCCATGGGTTGAGGGTGATATGAGTTGTCACCGGTGAGACAACGgtggttggtggtggtggtggagggtTAGCGAAATGGCGTTGGTTGGTGGGAAAAGGGAAGAGTGATGATTGGTTGAGATGGAAATTGGGTTCAATGGTGGTGGTTGAGTTTGAGATTGTGGAGGCAATGGTGGCTCTATGCATTAGAGCTGTGTTTGCTGAGACCCTGGCACTTTCTTCAGCCAAAGCATCGCAGAATGCTCTGTGTGTAACAAAGCTATCCTTCCTGCCAAATGCATTGCAATAATTAACACATCATTAGGGACTCATTTAAATTCATTACGTTTATCTCGAACTATATTCgagtaaaaacaaaaatattggAACATTTATAAAGATCAACAAAACTCATTAGATTTAAATTCTGGATATTTCACCTGTGTCAACAATGTTGACAAGAGATAAAACTATTGTGAGGTAGAAGTAGAGATTTGATTCATTGTCGTACctcaatataaattttaaaatgtgcGTGTAAGTCAAATCTTTGTAAGATAATTCTATGTACCGTCAATATAAAAGAATTTTTACCTTCATTGTGCACATAGAAAAaattatgaatgacatttagtaAAGGATTTACTACAATTTACtaaaaaattacatttcatCAAAAGTAAATTTCTATGGACAATTTAAACATATAAAGCTATGTACCCTACATAACTGTTTCCTTAAACTTAATCACAGTATACCCAACACAATTCTGTAATGACAAAaagaatattgatatttaaaAATCTTAATAATGAACAGCCAAAAGCCCAAAAGTACGAACATATATAACCGATCCACAAAATTTGCAAACCATTTTCCGCTGAGATATATGCACCATAAAACTTTCCTGATTTaagagaaaaagataaaaagtaaaaaaaaaagtttcgggacaactaattaaaaatattgTGCATGCGTTATGGGCGATGTCATAAATAAAGCTTGAATAAAAGGTAAAGAATTCACATAAAAATGGAGTCACGGAGGGTCAAAATTAAAAGTATGTTCGTGTGATAGAGTAATAGGTATGATTGTTGTGAGTGAGTGAGAAAGGGGATAGAGACAAGACAGTTGACTGATGTTTCAACAATTGCATGCAAAAGCAAACAGAAAAATAGTAATATTGGCAGGGATAACATAATAGCCTCACCTAAAAGCCTTCTTTGAAATCTGAGCTCTCATGCACGAACCCAACTCTAAGTCACACATGCACTAATCGTCTAATCCACCCAAGAATATACATAACCacttttcttttaattgaaTTTAATTAATCCATACTAGCAATATATAAACAGCATTATATATACAG
This portion of the Lycium ferocissimum isolate CSIRO_LF1 chromosome 1, AGI_CSIRO_Lferr_CH_V1, whole genome shotgun sequence genome encodes:
- the LOC132051547 gene encoding zinc finger protein GAI-ASSOCIATED FACTOR 1-like, whose translation is MNQQESNKQIYHQSNSGCFSLLESSSVLSHQAVMFPEEASVSSMAQNISNQQLQQPQKIKKKRSLPGNPDPGAEVIALSPKTLLATNRFVCEICNKGFQRDQNLQLHRRGHNLPWKLKQRSSKENRKKAYVCPEPTCVHHHPSRALGDLTGIKKHYCRKHGEKKWKCDKCSKIYAVQSDWKAHSKTCGTREYRCDCGTVFARKDSFVTHRAFCDALAEESARVSANTALMHRATIASTISNSTTTIEPNFHLNQSSLFPFPTNQRHFANPPPPPPTTVVSPVTTHITLNPWDPQPQIPLNPNPTIHEENHNHNHIVHPVPIKTESIYTPISSSLPFYQDHDRHPVFHKSSFSIPTPPQLSATALLQKAASIGTHSTVSHGNSTMARLNRTTLGHVTPKIMSPEDYLGFGSENMSTHWQKSENLTRDFLGLTGDHDHNESSASGSGSLMANGNGRNGVMYGMQDYQETFYERDNSVLKHHPLGFGFAATGTWGNC